A single genomic interval of Eurosta solidaginis isolate ZX-2024a chromosome 3, ASM4086904v1, whole genome shotgun sequence harbors:
- the Syx6 gene encoding syntaxin-6 isoform X1 encodes MSLEDPFFVVKDEVFKALNKTRGLYLRWRELSDSSGSAEVEWTTTELRNSLRSIEWDLEDLEDTISIVEKNPNKFRIDNRELLSRRHFIDNTRDEVKQMKEKMSLNRNRDRDITAHQPLLDEHNHNELNHQTNNQNGNSNNYNNNYNNSLNSNNLHNHHHHGINDKTYLVECSNSIGSSLLQQNSLINSSSGVANTIAGTMAAAGQRHSGTKYSKLENAIDSPGHYASLDSPAHRFVGETVSVQQRLMQGQDEQLDMISDSIGTLKTVSRQIGVELDEQAVMLDDFGNEFDTTESKLDTTMKKVAKVLHMNNDKRQWAAIFILSALLIIVIILFIIL; translated from the exons ATGTCTTTAGAAGATCCATTCTTCGTTGTTAAGGA CGAGGTATTCAAAGCATTAAATAAAACCAGAGGCCTCTATTTGCGTTGGCGTGAATTGAGTGATAGTAGCGGTAGTGCTGAAGTTGAATGGACGACAACAGAGTTAAGGAATTCTTTGCGCAGCATTGAATGGGACTTGGAAGATTTGGAGGACACAATTA GCATAGTCGAAAAAAATCCAAATAAATTTCGCATTGATAATCGCGAACTTTTGAGTCGGCGTCATTTCATCGACAACACGCGCGATGAAGTCAAACAGATGAAAGAGAAGATGAGCCTGAATCGGAACAGGGACAGAGATATAACGGCACATCAACCATTACTCGATGAGCATAATCATAACGAACTTAATCACCAAACAAACAACCAGAACGGCAacagcaacaactacaacaacaactataataaTAGTTTAAATAGTAATAATCTTCACAATCATCATCATCACGGCATCAACGATAAAACTTATCTTGTCGAGTGTTCGAACAGTATTGGCAGCAGTCTTTTACAGCAGaattcattaataaatagcagcAGTGGTGTAGCCAATACAATTGCTGGAACAATGGCAGCAGCGGGTCAACGTCATAGTGGTACAAAATATTCGAAATTAGAAAATGCTATCGATAGTCCCGGTCATTATGCATCGCTGGATAGTCCGGCGCATAGATTTGTGGGTGAAACTGTGTCAGTGCAACAGCGCTTGATGCAGGGTCAAGATGAGCAACTAGATATGATAAGTGATTCCATTGGAACGTTAAAGACTGTATCGCGACAAATTGGTGTGGAGCTGGATGAGCAAGCTGT CATGCTCGATGATTTTGGTAATGAGTTCGATACAACGGAATCGAAATTGGATACAACCATGAAAAAAGTTGCCAAAGTATTGCATATGAATAATG ATAAACGCCAATGGGCTGCAATTTTCATACTATCCGCGCTTTTAATAATTGTGATAATTTTGTTCATAATTTTGTAA
- the Syx6 gene encoding putative syntaxin 6 isoform X2: MKEKMSLNRNRDRDITAHQPLLDEHNHNELNHQTNNQNGNSNNYNNNYNNSLNSNNLHNHHHHGINDKTYLVECSNSIGSSLLQQNSLINSSSGVANTIAGTMAAAGQRHSGTKYSKLENAIDSPGHYASLDSPAHRFVGETVSVQQRLMQGQDEQLDMISDSIGTLKTVSRQIGVELDEQAVMLDDFGNEFDTTESKLDTTMKKVAKVLHMNNDKRQWAAIFILSALLIIVIILFIIL; this comes from the exons ATGAAAGAGAAGATGAGCCTGAATCGGAACAGGGACAGAGATATAACGGCACATCAACCATTACTCGATGAGCATAATCATAACGAACTTAATCACCAAACAAACAACCAGAACGGCAacagcaacaactacaacaacaactataataaTAGTTTAAATAGTAATAATCTTCACAATCATCATCATCACGGCATCAACGATAAAACTTATCTTGTCGAGTGTTCGAACAGTATTGGCAGCAGTCTTTTACAGCAGaattcattaataaatagcagcAGTGGTGTAGCCAATACAATTGCTGGAACAATGGCAGCAGCGGGTCAACGTCATAGTGGTACAAAATATTCGAAATTAGAAAATGCTATCGATAGTCCCGGTCATTATGCATCGCTGGATAGTCCGGCGCATAGATTTGTGGGTGAAACTGTGTCAGTGCAACAGCGCTTGATGCAGGGTCAAGATGAGCAACTAGATATGATAAGTGATTCCATTGGAACGTTAAAGACTGTATCGCGACAAATTGGTGTGGAGCTGGATGAGCAAGCTGT CATGCTCGATGATTTTGGTAATGAGTTCGATACAACGGAATCGAAATTGGATACAACCATGAAAAAAGTTGCCAAAGTATTGCATATGAATAATG ATAAACGCCAATGGGCTGCAATTTTCATACTATCCGCGCTTTTAATAATTGTGATAATTTTGTTCATAATTTTGTAA